In bacterium, one DNA window encodes the following:
- a CDS encoding SPOR domain-containing protein yields the protein MREKLAYIMLLVFVAIMPLGCYSAQGRIRQKTAKYTLPIGAREFPPVVVKQKSPPKKQQKVSSSAETIAKKVSSAVAEGGEVWGFRVQVFSTFEKAEAEKFAKRLRNKIEEKVYIEFDPPYYKVRVGNFVNNEDAMALKKKLRYLGYGDAMIVRSRIEKESQ from the coding sequence ATGAGAGAAAAGTTAGCTTATATAATGCTTCTCGTTTTTGTGGCGATAATGCCCCTCGGGTGTTACTCAGCGCAGGGTAGGATAAGGCAAAAAACGGCGAAATATACTTTGCCTATTGGCGCGCGTGAATTCCCGCCGGTTGTGGTGAAGCAGAAGTCGCCGCCTAAAAAACAGCAAAAAGTATCCTCGTCAGCTGAGACAATCGCGAAAAAGGTTTCAAGTGCTGTTGCTGAAGGTGGAGAGGTATGGGGATTCAGAGTGCAGGTGTTCTCCACATTCGAGAAAGCCGAAGCGGAAAAGTTCGCAAAAAGATTGCGAAATAAAATCGAGGAAAAAGTTTACATAGAGTTCGACCCGCCGTATTATAAAGTGAGGGTCGGCAACTTTGTTAATAACGAGGACGCTATGGCATTAAAGAAAAAGCTACGGTATCTTGGTTACGGTGATGCTATGATCGTGCGTTCAAGAATCGAGAAAGAATCACAATAG
- a CDS encoding creatininase family protein: MSVNICELTYKEFSELVPRKVDTAILPIGTIEAHGCTNLGTDITIPEFIAREIAGKINALIAPTINYGITRSLLPYPGSMTVSQDSFIRYVGDVMESLFRAGFKKLVIINGHGGHIDELKKLAIEVWRKTGGKTIIIHWWELVEPMTREFFGEAGGHAGLDETAMVLAAKPELVKPELCKDVIPYQFRAGTYVYPAAGPIILYKPGEGMPMFDLEKAKEYARKVVDFIADFIVVVFKGWEKNLAEKS, translated from the coding sequence ATGTCCGTTAACATTTGCGAGCTGACATATAAAGAGTTCAGCGAGCTGGTGCCCCGCAAGGTGGATACGGCAATACTTCCTATTGGCACCATAGAGGCGCATGGTTGCACAAACTTGGGAACCGATATAACGATACCTGAGTTTATAGCGCGGGAGATAGCAGGAAAAATTAACGCGCTCATAGCGCCAACAATAAACTATGGGATAACCCGTTCGCTTCTGCCTTATCCTGGTTCGATGACAGTATCCCAGGATTCCTTCATCCGTTATGTCGGCGATGTTATGGAAAGTCTTTTCCGTGCTGGGTTCAAGAAGCTCGTGATTATTAACGGGCATGGAGGCCACATAGATGAGCTAAAAAAGCTCGCCATTGAGGTCTGGAGGAAAACGGGAGGGAAAACCATTATAATTCACTGGTGGGAGCTCGTTGAGCCCATGACGAGAGAATTTTTCGGGGAAGCTGGTGGCCATGCAGGACTTGACGAGACAGCTATGGTGCTCGCCGCAAAACCGGAGCTCGTGAAGCCGGAGCTTTGCAAGGATGTAATACCGTATCAGTTCCGGGCAGGAACATATGTGTATCCCGCAGCAGGACCGATAATACTTTACAAGCCCGGTGAAGGAATGCCCATGTTTGACCTTGAAAAAGCAAAAGAATACGCGCGAAAAGTGGTGGATTTTATCGCCGATTTTATAGTAGTGGTATTCAAGGGCTGGGAGAAAAATCTTGCCGAAAAATCTTGA
- the mreC gene encoding rod shape-determining protein MreC yields the protein MARKSAESIGFSTWIITIVVAVLLAISPQSFKDGLSSIVRDSLFGPFVWIDKQYDILRDNFSRYLKLYSELGKTKMELQVLREAKVENERLRKLLDFQQRSDFRLILCEIIGANPPHFPSELIIARSSLEDISKNCPVVSPEGLVGQVSSISKGTAIVKTILNPSIRISAIDQRSRVKGIVYSKDGRTLIFAQVPKDEDVIAGDRIVTSGLGGIYPKGILIGKVVSALNPPETMFKRIIVEPAVEMDKLEEVFVVVGLRAQETPEDTVSAAEIKSH from the coding sequence ATGGCAAGAAAATCCGCTGAATCAATAGGTTTTAGCACATGGATAATAACCATTGTCGTTGCCGTCCTTCTGGCTATATCCCCACAAAGCTTTAAAGATGGACTATCATCGATAGTCAGAGACAGCTTGTTCGGTCCATTCGTATGGATTGACAAACAATACGACATCTTGCGGGACAACTTCTCAAGGTATTTGAAGCTTTACAGCGAACTCGGCAAAACAAAAATGGAACTACAGGTTCTTCGCGAGGCAAAAGTGGAGAACGAGCGACTACGAAAACTTCTCGATTTTCAGCAACGCTCTGATTTCAGGCTGATACTTTGTGAGATTATCGGAGCAAACCCGCCCCATTTCCCATCTGAATTAATAATAGCGAGAAGCTCGCTTGAGGATATAAGCAAAAATTGTCCCGTCGTTTCACCCGAGGGCCTCGTAGGACAGGTATCATCTATCTCAAAAGGAACAGCAATAGTAAAAACTATACTTAATCCGTCAATCCGCATATCAGCCATAGACCAGCGAAGCCGCGTAAAAGGTATTGTGTATTCGAAGGATGGGCGGACGCTTATTTTCGCGCAGGTCCCGAAAGATGAGGATGTTATCGCAGGGGACAGAATAGTAACTTCGGGTTTGGGCGGAATATATCCCAAAGGCATTCTTATCGGAAAAGTGGTGAGCGCGCTTAATCCGCCTGAAACCATGTTCAAAAGAATAATCGTTGAGCCAGCAGTCGAAATGGATAAGCTCGAAGAGGTGTTCGTGGTAGTAGGGCTTAGAGCACAAGAAACACCTGAGGACACTGTTTCCGCTGCAGAAATTAAATCCCATTAA
- a CDS encoding PTS sugar transporter subunit IIA, with protein sequence MNDELAARMAARHLKLSQFCGFDLINLDLKSEDKEGVLRELAALLARSPNIESEEDAYNALLEREKLASTGMGLGVAVPHGKSSKCKALTIAFGRSIKGVDFDALDGSPVHLFFAVLVPISSVHLHLQILASLSLLLRDEKNREKLMNAQFPQEVLDLLDGKA encoded by the coding sequence GTGAACGACGAGCTTGCTGCACGGATGGCAGCTCGACATTTAAAGCTTTCTCAATTTTGTGGATTCGACCTTATAAACCTCGATTTAAAGTCGGAGGATAAAGAGGGAGTTCTGCGGGAGCTGGCTGCTCTTCTCGCGCGGTCTCCCAACATAGAAAGCGAGGAGGATGCTTATAACGCCCTTCTTGAGCGAGAAAAACTCGCAAGCACTGGTATGGGACTTGGCGTAGCAGTCCCTCACGGTAAATCAAGCAAGTGCAAGGCGTTAACCATAGCATTCGGAAGGTCTATAAAAGGGGTTGATTTCGACGCTCTGGATGGAAGTCCAGTTCATCTTTTCTTCGCAGTTCTCGTGCCCATCTCATCCGTGCACCTGCATCTACAAATTCTTGCGAGCTTATCACTTCTCCTACGCGACGAGAAAAATCGTGAAAAACTGATGAACGCACAGTTCCCGCAGGAGGTCCTCGACCTGCTTGATGGGAAAGCGTAA
- a CDS encoding universal stress protein, with product MVNIKKILIPTDFSENSKIALPFAVDLARKYGAELHILHVFDEQLLTPIFYEVGGDPKKYFEKLRNEFDAAVNSFLSGIDTNGIKITSHITSGTPFVEIIRYAREKGIDLIVMGTHGRSGIAHMFLGSVTEKVLRKAECPVMVIRNPELKFEKP from the coding sequence ATGGTAAACATCAAAAAGATTTTAATACCCACAGATTTTTCGGAGAACTCAAAGATAGCGCTGCCGTTCGCTGTGGACCTCGCAAGAAAATATGGCGCTGAGCTTCATATCCTTCATGTTTTCGACGAGCAACTTTTAACCCCAATATTTTACGAGGTCGGCGGAGACCCGAAAAAATACTTTGAAAAACTCAGGAACGAATTCGACGCTGCAGTCAACAGTTTCCTCTCGGGAATTGATACCAATGGCATTAAAATAACATCGCACATAACCAGCGGCACCCCATTCGTCGAGATAATACGCTACGCCCGCGAAAAGGGCATAGACCTTATAGTAATGGGAACTCACGGACGAAGCGGAATCGCACACATGTTTCTCGGAAGCGTTACGGAAAAAGTCCTGAGGAAAGCCGAATGCCCCGTTATGGTGATAAGAAACCCAGAACTAAAATTCGAAAAGCCCTAA
- a CDS encoding mannose-1-phosphate guanylyltransferase yields MEDFVVVLAGGRGERFWPLSRANRPKQLLKLISNRTMLKETIERTLPLVPMERTFIVTGGELAKLIKEQHPEFPEENYIIEPMGKNTAPAICLAAANIVAKYGDGIMFVLASDHYIEPQSTFLSVLRAAKEAVIKTDRLILMGIEPTRAETAYGYIQVGEKLLELNDAQCYEVKNFKEKPDKVKAQEFYLSGEYLWNSGNFIMRAGRILEEAKVYLPQLANDMEKYIDNFGSPEAEDILREAFERAPSTSIDYAILEKTKNVAVIWGKFYWDDVGSWGAMERVLKSDKFGNVVAGDGDFLILETYESTIFNDSPGLIATFGVSDLVIVRMDDITLVLNKTRIPQMRELISKLKEDEKFKKYL; encoded by the coding sequence ATGGAGGATTTCGTTGTTGTGCTTGCGGGCGGAAGGGGCGAGCGATTTTGGCCTCTAAGCAGGGCGAATCGTCCCAAGCAACTTCTCAAACTTATATCGAATAGAACCATGCTTAAGGAAACCATCGAGCGGACTCTGCCCCTCGTGCCGATGGAACGGACATTCATCGTTACTGGTGGTGAACTCGCAAAGCTTATAAAAGAGCAGCATCCCGAATTCCCCGAGGAAAACTATATAATAGAACCCATGGGGAAAAATACTGCACCTGCTATATGTCTTGCTGCTGCGAACATTGTGGCAAAATATGGCGATGGGATAATGTTCGTCTTGGCCTCCGACCACTACATAGAACCCCAAAGCACATTTCTTTCCGTCTTAAGAGCTGCTAAAGAGGCAGTAATAAAGACCGACCGCCTTATTCTGATGGGCATAGAACCTACTCGCGCCGAAACCGCCTATGGATACATTCAGGTCGGCGAAAAACTTCTCGAGCTTAACGATGCACAATGTTATGAGGTCAAAAACTTCAAGGAAAAACCCGACAAGGTCAAGGCACAGGAATTTTACCTTTCGGGCGAATACCTTTGGAACAGCGGAAATTTCATAATGCGTGCTGGAAGAATTCTTGAAGAGGCTAAGGTGTATCTTCCTCAGCTCGCTAATGACATGGAAAAATACATTGATAACTTTGGCAGTCCTGAGGCAGAGGATATACTTAGGGAGGCTTTCGAAAGGGCTCCTTCAACAAGCATTGATTACGCTATACTTGAGAAAACGAAGAATGTAGCCGTTATATGGGGAAAGTTCTACTGGGACGATGTGGGAAGTTGGGGCGCTATGGAACGAGTCCTCAAAAGCGATAAGTTCGGTAATGTTGTGGCTGGGGACGGAGATTTCCTCATTCTTGAGACATACGAAAGCACCATTTTCAACGATTCGCCAGGACTTATAGCAACATTCGGCGTTTCTGACCTCGTTATTGTGAGGATGGATGACATAACGCTGGTTCTTAATAAGACGAGAATCCCGCAGATGAGAGAATTGATTAGCAAACTCAAAGAAGATGAGAAATTCAAAAAATACCTTTAA
- a CDS encoding Trm112 family protein gives MLPKELLDMLVCPKCKGELEYQTEPEEVLICRKCKLVYEVRDGIPIMLPDEAKPLKD, from the coding sequence ATGTTACCGAAAGAACTGTTGGACATGCTTGTTTGTCCCAAGTGCAAAGGCGAACTTGAATATCAAACTGAACCTGAAGAGGTGCTTATCTGCAGAAAATGCAAGCTTGTTTACGAGGTTAGGGACGGGATACCAATAATGTTGCCCGACGAGGCAAAACCATTAAAGGATTAA